A stretch of Faecalibacterium duncaniae DNA encodes these proteins:
- a CDS encoding S-ribosylhomocysteine lyase: MERIASFCVDHTKLDRGMYLSRQDGDVLTWDIRMKKPNQGDYLTTGAAHTLEHLFATYARNSAVKDGVIYVGPMGCRTGFYLLTRGLTPAQALALTVDSFRFMAAFEGDIPGASEVECGNYRDMDLPAAKAEAAAMLPVLEALTADQLHY, translated from the coding sequence ATGGAACGCATTGCAAGCTTCTGTGTCGATCACACCAAGCTGGACCGGGGCATGTACCTGAGCCGCCAGGACGGTGATGTGCTGACCTGGGACATCCGGATGAAGAAGCCCAATCAGGGCGATTACCTGACCACCGGTGCCGCCCACACGCTGGAGCACCTGTTTGCCACCTACGCCCGCAACAGCGCAGTGAAGGACGGCGTGATCTACGTTGGCCCCATGGGCTGCCGCACCGGCTTCTACCTGCTCACCCGCGGGCTGACCCCGGCACAGGCATTGGCGCTGACCGTGGATTCCTTCCGCTTCATGGCCGCCTTTGAGGGGGATATCCCCGGTGCCAGCGAGGTGGAATGCGGCAACTACCGCGATATGGATCTGCCCGCTGCCAAGGCCGAGGCAGCCGCCATGCTGCCGGTGCTGGAAGCACTGACCGCTGACCAGCTGCACTACTAA
- a CDS encoding EpsG family protein, which translates to MLIYLGAFAVSVGIAAYGEHLRTKKNNEKGFYLCLALAVLVMAVLAGLRDPSIGTDSVVYEEWVADAKLQDGLLACIRQRHKTEPLFMTLVYLAAHVFGDVHWLYFMVDLLACGLFMIGLVQYKEYVSVPYGWLAYLCLYYGDTYNAERQSVALGVAFLAFSFVWKKKYHWAVLLLAVSCLFHNATFISFGALLIYILLQHFDNWWVKGGLAAFSVYLAFFSKAVVRLALNVDFIDRLYGYYYDANAGGFTLNPIIVRLPFLILPIVLYRWYAKEEGEGRRRFTRSDADFWIVMILIEMATAQLRNINVPLYRICLYFAFFRYLAIGRVVKCVEDERLRKLLKAAMWGMLVIIWIYQAYIQGNNAICPYTSEILHIGRETFF; encoded by the coding sequence ATGCTGATTTATCTGGGGGCTTTTGCGGTTTCTGTGGGCATTGCCGCCTATGGTGAGCACCTGCGGACGAAGAAAAACAACGAGAAGGGCTTTTATCTCTGCCTGGCGCTGGCGGTGCTGGTGATGGCGGTATTGGCAGGCTTGCGGGACCCGTCCATTGGCACGGACAGCGTGGTGTATGAGGAATGGGTGGCGGATGCAAAGCTGCAGGATGGTCTGCTGGCCTGCATCCGGCAGCGGCACAAAACAGAGCCGCTGTTTATGACGCTGGTCTATCTGGCGGCCCATGTTTTTGGTGATGTCCACTGGCTCTACTTTATGGTGGACCTGCTGGCCTGCGGCCTGTTTATGATCGGGCTGGTGCAGTATAAGGAGTATGTCTCCGTGCCCTATGGCTGGCTGGCTTACCTCTGCCTGTATTATGGCGATACCTACAATGCCGAGCGGCAGTCTGTGGCGCTGGGCGTGGCATTTCTGGCGTTCAGCTTTGTGTGGAAGAAAAAGTATCACTGGGCGGTCCTACTGCTGGCGGTCTCCTGCCTGTTCCACAATGCCACCTTTATCTCGTTTGGTGCGCTGCTGATCTATATCCTGCTTCAGCATTTCGACAACTGGTGGGTCAAGGGTGGCCTGGCGGCATTTTCGGTCTACCTTGCCTTCTTCAGCAAGGCTGTGGTCAGGCTGGCCCTGAATGTGGACTTCATTGATCGACTTTACGGATATTATTATGATGCCAATGCGGGCGGTTTCACGCTGAACCCCATCATTGTGCGTCTGCCGTTCCTGATCCTGCCCATTGTGCTGTATCGCTGGTACGCAAAAGAGGAAGGGGAGGGCCGCCGCCGCTTTACCCGCTCGGATGCTGATTTCTGGATCGTGATGATCCTGATCGAGATGGCAACGGCCCAGCTGCGCAACATCAATGTGCCGCTCTACCGCATCTGCCTGTATTTTGCGTTCTTCCGTTATCTCGCCATTGGCCGTGTGGTCAAGTGCGTGGAGGATGAGCGTCTGCGCAAGCTGCTGAAGGCTGCCATGTGGGGAATGCTGGTCATCATCTGGATCTATCAGGCGTATATTCAGGGCAACAATGCCATTTGTCCGTACACCTCGGAGATCCTCCACATCGGCAGAGAAACATTCTTCTGA
- a CDS encoding glycosyltransferase family 2 protein produces the protein METELISVIVPVYNVERYLCRCVDSILHQTYRNLEVLLVDDGSTDASGAICDEYAAQEERVTAVHQKNGGLSAARNTGLERAKGTYLCFVDSDDLLDSRMLETLCRDLQEQDADVAVVGFRMFEREEELAPAELAVPVQCMTGREAIRSTLVSDELGDFAWNKLYKRELFRDIRYPLGRMMEDQGTTYRIFQQCSKVVYRPVPLYYYYQRPDSILHRRNMKFYEDKLDMGYQKYRAIREAYPGMPENDAAMLSVVEHCYPYLMQDTVRRAKMEAFLQECDPAAAKLLCTSSQRKYQLLRCSRRLYAKLFLLKNGPAAK, from the coding sequence ATGGAGACAGAGCTGATCAGTGTCATTGTTCCGGTCTACAATGTGGAGCGATATCTCTGCCGCTGCGTGGACAGCATCCTGCACCAGACCTATCGGAATCTTGAGGTCCTGCTGGTGGATGATGGTTCCACCGATGCCAGTGGAGCCATCTGCGACGAATATGCCGCACAGGAAGAACGTGTAACGGCAGTCCACCAGAAAAACGGGGGCCTCTCTGCAGCACGCAACACAGGGCTCGAACGGGCAAAGGGAACGTATCTCTGCTTTGTGGACAGTGATGATCTTCTGGACAGCCGGATGCTGGAAACGCTCTGCCGTGACCTGCAGGAACAGGATGCGGACGTGGCTGTGGTGGGCTTCCGGATGTTTGAACGGGAGGAAGAGCTTGCCCCGGCTGAACTCGCCGTACCGGTGCAGTGTATGACAGGCCGGGAGGCCATCCGCAGCACCCTTGTCTCGGATGAGCTGGGGGATTTTGCCTGGAACAAGCTCTACAAGCGGGAGCTGTTCCGGGATATCCGCTATCCGCTGGGGCGGATGATGGAAGATCAGGGTACGACATACCGCATTTTTCAGCAGTGCAGCAAGGTCGTATACCGCCCGGTGCCGCTGTATTATTACTATCAGCGCCCGGACAGCATCCTTCACCGCAGGAACATGAAGTTCTATGAGGATAAGCTGGATATGGGCTATCAGAAATATCGGGCCATCCGGGAAGCATACCCGGGAATGCCGGAGAATGATGCTGCCATGCTGAGCGTGGTGGAGCACTGCTATCCGTATCTGATGCAGGACACGGTGCGCCGCGCAAAGATGGAGGCCTTTCTGCAGGAGTGTGACCCGGCGGCGGCAAAGCTGCTCTGCACCAGCAGCCAGCGGAAGTATCAGCTGCTCAGATGCAGCCGGAGGCTGTATGCAAAACTGTTCCTGCTGAAAAACGGCCCGGCGGCAAAATAA
- the gpmI gene encoding 2,3-bisphosphoglycerate-independent phosphoglycerate mutase, which translates to MSKKPVLLCIMDGFGWVPNETYGNAVVAAKTPHLDALMEKYPMTTIDASGMAVGLPDGQMGNSEVGHTNMGAGRIVYQQLTLITKSIRDGEMFKNPVLVKNMKAAIEAGKAIHLMGLVGTGGVHSHADHWFGVLEMAKHMGAKEVYLHCITDGRDTDPHAGKGFLADLQAKLDELGVGKIASVSGRYYAMDRDNNWDREEKAYAAFVYGEGNHAANAAEAIEASYAADKTDEFVLPCVTCEGGRVQDGDTVIFMNFRPDRARQMTRIFCDDDFKGFERRGGRKQVNYVCMAEYDATMPNCEVAYPPVELKNVLGQYLSENGKTQLRIAETEKYAHVTFFFNGGVEAPYEGEDRCVIPSPKVATYDLQPEMSAPEVAAECVKRIESGKYDVVILNFANCDMVGHTGVFDAAVKAVEAVDTAVDQVVTAVLNAGGCAFITADHGNAEKMMNPDGTPFTAHTTNVVPFVAVGCGDVKLREGGCLADIAPTMLPYIGLPVPAEMTGKSIIVE; encoded by the coding sequence ATGTCCAAGAAACCTGTACTTCTGTGCATCATGGATGGCTTTGGCTGGGTGCCCAACGAGACCTACGGCAATGCCGTAGTCGCCGCAAAGACCCCCCATCTGGATGCCCTGATGGAAAAATATCCCATGACCACCATCGATGCCTCCGGCATGGCTGTCGGCCTGCCCGATGGCCAGATGGGCAACTCTGAGGTGGGCCACACCAACATGGGCGCTGGCCGCATCGTTTACCAGCAGCTGACCCTCATCACCAAATCCATCCGGGACGGTGAAATGTTCAAGAACCCCGTGCTGGTCAAGAACATGAAGGCCGCCATTGAGGCAGGCAAGGCCATCCACCTGATGGGCCTGGTGGGCACCGGCGGTGTCCACAGCCACGCTGACCACTGGTTCGGCGTGCTGGAAATGGCAAAGCACATGGGCGCAAAGGAAGTCTACCTGCACTGCATCACCGATGGCCGTGATACCGACCCCCACGCCGGCAAGGGCTTCCTGGCTGACCTGCAGGCCAAGCTGGATGAGCTGGGCGTTGGCAAGATCGCCAGCGTTTCCGGCCGTTACTACGCCATGGACCGCGACAACAACTGGGACCGCGAGGAGAAGGCTTACGCCGCATTCGTCTACGGTGAGGGCAACCACGCTGCCAACGCTGCCGAGGCCATTGAGGCATCCTATGCTGCCGATAAGACCGACGAGTTCGTTCTGCCCTGCGTCACCTGTGAGGGCGGCCGCGTGCAGGATGGCGATACCGTCATCTTTATGAACTTCCGTCCCGACCGTGCCCGCCAGATGACCCGCATCTTCTGCGATGACGACTTCAAGGGCTTTGAGCGCCGCGGCGGCCGCAAGCAGGTCAACTATGTCTGCATGGCCGAGTACGATGCCACCATGCCCAACTGCGAGGTCGCCTATCCTCCCGTGGAGCTGAAGAATGTTCTGGGCCAGTACCTGTCCGAGAATGGCAAGACCCAGCTGCGTATTGCCGAGACCGAGAAGTATGCACACGTCACCTTCTTCTTCAACGGCGGTGTGGAGGCTCCCTACGAGGGTGAGGACCGCTGCGTCATCCCCAGCCCGAAGGTTGCCACCTACGACCTGCAGCCTGAGATGAGCGCCCCTGAGGTGGCTGCTGAGTGCGTCAAGCGCATCGAGAGCGGCAAGTATGATGTGGTCATCCTGAACTTTGCCAACTGCGACATGGTCGGCCACACCGGCGTGTTCGATGCCGCTGTCAAGGCCGTTGAGGCTGTGGATACCGCTGTGGATCAGGTGGTCACCGCTGTGCTGAACGCAGGCGGCTGTGCCTTTATCACGGCTGACCACGGCAACGCCGAGAAGATGATGAACCCGGACGGCACTCCCTTCACCGCCCACACCACCAACGTGGTGCCTTTTGTGGCCGTTGGCTGCGGCGATGTGAAGCTGCGCGAGGGCGGCTGCCTGGCAGATATCGCCCCTACCATGCTGCCCTATATCGGCCTGCCTGTCCCCGCTGAGATGACCGGCAAGAGCATCATCGTGGAGTAA
- a CDS encoding glycosyltransferase family 2 protein produces the protein MLNDTVSIIVPIYNKEKYLEKCLDSILGQTYRDLEIILVDDESTDNSLAICQRCAEKDPRIKIYHKSNGGVSSARNLGLEKSTGTLISFADPDDSLHAECIERLKRVLDETGAEIAYCYGLDLLGTTGRTQTKSDETEKVSVMPVRRYDWNSRKAHTVCWGAVYRRAVTQDVAFDTDLKIGEDTLFLAKCIRKAEKIACIDKALYYYYVNDDSVTSGHYSAGKLTELKAWQRICKVFADEPFVYRSARAGYALRCREIVVKYCKDDAFMEQACAEAEREFKRNAGPLLLGWLRAGQYRYFIKTLYSYLLWNSWLKKKQARKTYEVEI, from the coding sequence GTGCTGAACGATACCGTCAGTATCATTGTGCCGATCTATAACAAGGAAAAGTATCTGGAAAAATGTCTGGACAGCATCCTTGGTCAGACCTATCGGGATCTGGAGATCATTCTGGTGGATGATGAGTCAACAGACAACTCCCTTGCCATCTGCCAGCGCTGCGCGGAAAAAGATCCGCGGATCAAGATATACCATAAGTCAAACGGTGGTGTTTCCTCTGCGCGAAATCTGGGACTGGAAAAAAGTACAGGCACGCTGATTTCTTTTGCTGACCCGGATGATTCACTCCATGCCGAGTGCATAGAGCGGCTCAAAAGAGTGCTGGATGAGACCGGTGCGGAGATTGCTTATTGTTACGGTCTGGATCTTCTGGGCACGACCGGACGAACCCAGACAAAGAGCGATGAGACGGAGAAAGTCAGTGTTATGCCGGTCAGACGATATGACTGGAACAGCCGGAAGGCACATACAGTGTGCTGGGGAGCAGTTTACCGCCGCGCGGTCACGCAAGACGTTGCGTTTGATACTGACTTGAAAATTGGTGAGGATACGCTGTTTCTTGCGAAATGTATCCGAAAGGCAGAAAAAATTGCCTGCATCGACAAGGCACTTTACTATTACTATGTCAACGATGACTCGGTGACGAGCGGGCATTACTCGGCAGGAAAACTGACAGAGCTGAAGGCATGGCAGCGTATCTGCAAAGTGTTTGCAGATGAACCGTTCGTGTACCGGTCTGCACGGGCCGGATATGCGCTCCGGTGCAGAGAAATTGTGGTGAAATACTGCAAGGATGATGCTTTTATGGAGCAGGCGTGTGCCGAAGCGGAACGGGAGTTTAAGAGAAATGCCGGCCCCCTTCTGCTAGGCTGGCTTCGTGCAGGGCAGTATCGGTATTTTATAAAAACGTTGTATTCGTATCTGCTCTGGAACAGCTGGCTGAAAAAGAAACAGGCCAGAAAAACTTACGAAGTGGAGATCTGA
- a CDS encoding glycosyltransferase family 2 protein: MDPLVSIIVPVYNVKPYLNRCVNSLLGQSYQNMELLLVDDGSTDGSETLCGEYAAQDARVRVLHKKNGGLSDARNAGVDAAKGEYLSFVDGDDWVSPYYIENLYRALEQAGADFSASCFEEVFEGQPVQSVPTERLEAFEILSREECLRRILYQEGMEVTTPTKLYKRALFEGVRYPVGKLYEDIPVAYEVTKRAHKAAHIANRDYYYFQRGSSIQNMAFNPRKLDSVRHCHALMENVKRDFPRLSRAAECRYLSNVCNILFQIQDRQHEKIEKALWQEVKKYRRNVLLDPQARKKARLAAALSYSGYAMTRRVYEKTQWRGKK; the protein is encoded by the coding sequence ATGGATCCTTTGGTAAGCATCATCGTTCCTGTTTATAATGTAAAGCCATATCTGAACCGCTGTGTGAACAGCTTGCTGGGGCAGAGCTATCAGAACATGGAGCTGCTGCTGGTGGACGACGGCTCCACCGATGGCAGCGAGACCCTCTGTGGTGAATATGCTGCACAGGATGCCCGGGTGCGGGTGCTCCACAAGAAAAATGGCGGTCTGTCCGATGCCCGCAACGCTGGTGTGGACGCAGCAAAGGGGGAATACCTCTCTTTTGTGGATGGCGATGACTGGGTGTCACCCTATTACATCGAGAACCTGTACCGGGCACTGGAGCAGGCAGGAGCGGATTTTTCAGCCAGCTGTTTTGAAGAGGTGTTCGAGGGCCAGCCGGTGCAGTCCGTGCCCACAGAGCGTCTGGAAGCATTCGAGATCCTGAGCCGGGAGGAATGCCTGCGCCGCATCCTGTATCAGGAGGGCATGGAGGTGACCACCCCCACCAAGCTCTATAAGCGTGCACTGTTTGAGGGCGTGCGCTACCCGGTGGGCAAGCTCTATGAGGATATCCCGGTCGCCTACGAGGTGACAAAGCGTGCCCATAAGGCGGCACATATCGCAAACCGGGATTACTATTATTTCCAGCGGGGCAGCAGCATCCAGAATATGGCCTTCAACCCCAGAAAGCTGGACAGCGTGCGGCACTGCCACGCGCTGATGGAAAACGTAAAGCGTGATTTCCCCCGGCTGAGCCGTGCGGCGGAGTGCCGCTATCTGAGCAATGTCTGCAATATCCTGTTCCAGATTCAGGACAGGCAGCATGAAAAAATAGAGAAGGCTCTCTGGCAGGAAGTGAAAAAATACCGCCGGAATGTTCTGCTGGATCCGCAGGCCCGCAAAAAGGCCCGGCTGGCGGCGGCGCTTTCCTACAGCGGCTATGCCATGACCCGACGGGTTTATGAAAAAACGCAGTGGCGTGGAAAAAAGTAA
- a CDS encoding flippase → MKKSLSLNAAMSAFKTLMNIIFPLITFPYASNVLQVENLGKVNFASSVCGYFLLFAGLGISSYAVREGSRYVNDREKLSAFASEMFSINMISTALTYAALAVTMLFWTKLHAYTDLMLVLSLQIFFTTIGTEWVFTIFEEYTYITIRGLLFQVLSIFMLFAFVKTRDDYCIYAGITVFAAVGANVLNFFRVRRYCTIWLTRRIDWKKHLKPILIIFASTLATTLYVSSDTTILGILGTDYNVGIYSVAGKIYGIVKNLLSAVLVVSIPRLSHYAGVGDKANFNKLFNNIFNALIVVVAPAVVGLFALSREVVLFISGESYLDAVMPLQILSLALIVCLFGWLYNSCALLPCGREKELFWITLVSGLLNVGLNILLIPRFRENAAAFTTLLAELCSMILCIRCSRGLVTVSADRRTVGSVLCGCVGIVLVCTGVKALALPNLICILAAVLGSVAAYAVILLGMKNPLVLEYLEKAKQKFRKTS, encoded by the coding sequence ATGAAAAAGTCCCTCAGTCTGAATGCAGCGATGAGCGCATTCAAGACACTGATGAATATTATCTTCCCGCTCATCACATTCCCTTACGCTTCTAATGTTCTTCAGGTGGAAAACCTGGGCAAAGTGAACTTTGCAAGCTCCGTCTGCGGGTATTTTCTGCTGTTTGCAGGCCTTGGCATCTCCTCCTATGCGGTGCGTGAGGGCTCCCGCTATGTGAATGACCGGGAAAAACTGTCGGCTTTTGCATCGGAGATGTTCTCCATCAATATGATCTCCACGGCCCTGACCTATGCGGCATTGGCGGTGACGATGCTTTTCTGGACAAAGCTCCATGCCTATACCGACCTGATGCTGGTGCTGAGTTTACAGATTTTCTTTACGACCATCGGTACCGAATGGGTGTTCACGATCTTTGAGGAGTATACCTATATCACCATCCGAGGCCTGCTGTTTCAGGTGCTGTCCATTTTCATGCTGTTTGCCTTCGTCAAGACCCGGGATGACTACTGCATCTATGCGGGCATCACGGTGTTTGCGGCGGTAGGTGCCAATGTGCTCAACTTTTTCCGGGTCCGGCGGTACTGCACCATCTGGCTGACAAGAAGGATCGACTGGAAAAAGCACCTCAAGCCCATCCTCATCATCTTTGCATCCACGCTGGCAACGACCCTTTATGTCAGTTCGGATACCACGATTCTGGGCATTCTGGGAACAGATTACAATGTGGGCATTTACTCGGTGGCGGGTAAGATCTATGGCATTGTAAAGAACCTGCTTTCGGCGGTGCTGGTGGTGTCTATCCCGCGGCTGTCCCATTATGCGGGCGTGGGGGACAAGGCAAACTTCAACAAGCTGTTCAACAATATCTTCAACGCGCTCATCGTGGTGGTGGCTCCGGCTGTGGTGGGACTGTTTGCCCTCAGCCGGGAGGTCGTCCTCTTTATTTCCGGGGAAAGCTATCTGGATGCGGTGATGCCCCTGCAGATCCTGAGTCTTGCCCTGATCGTCTGTCTGTTTGGCTGGCTGTACAATTCCTGCGCGCTTCTGCCCTGCGGAAGAGAAAAGGAACTGTTCTGGATCACGCTGGTCAGCGGTCTGCTGAACGTGGGGCTGAACATCCTGCTCATCCCGCGGTTCCGGGAGAATGCGGCGGCCTTTACCACCCTGCTGGCAGAGCTGTGCTCCATGATACTCTGTATCCGCTGCTCCAGGGGTCTGGTCACGGTCTCAGCTGACCGGCGCACCGTTGGCTCGGTGCTCTGCGGCTGTGTGGGTATCGTTCTTGTCTGTACCGGGGTCAAGGCACTGGCTCTGCCCAATCTCATCTGCATTCTGGCGGCAGTGCTGGGCTCAGTGGCTGCATACGCGGTCATCCTGCTGGGCATGAAAAATCCGCTGGTGCTGGAATATCTGGAAAAAGCGAAGCAGAAGTTCCGGAAAACATCCTGA
- the tpiA gene encoding triose-phosphate isomerase, with product MDKAKRKAIIAGNWKMNKTATEAAKLVDELIPAVKDASCEVVICTPYTDLVTAVEKTKGTNIHVGAENVHFEKSGAFTGEISADMLVDLGVEYVIVGHSERRQYFAETDQTVNKRALAALNAGLKVIICVGESLQQREEGVTEELVRMQTKIALRDVTAEQMANVVIAYEPIWAIGTGKTATADQAEEVCAQIRKVIGEVYGEAVAEAVTVQYGGSMNAKNCEELLSKKDVDGGLIGGASLKAPDFAVIVNAASNG from the coding sequence ATGGATAAGGCAAAGCGTAAGGCAATCATTGCAGGCAACTGGAAGATGAACAAGACCGCCACTGAGGCAGCCAAGCTGGTGGATGAGCTGATCCCCGCCGTCAAGGATGCTTCCTGTGAGGTCGTTATCTGCACCCCCTACACCGATCTGGTCACCGCTGTGGAAAAGACCAAGGGCACCAACATCCATGTGGGTGCTGAGAATGTCCACTTTGAGAAGTCCGGTGCGTTCACCGGCGAGATCAGCGCCGATATGCTGGTGGATCTGGGCGTGGAGTACGTCATCGTCGGCCACTCCGAGCGCCGCCAGTACTTTGCAGAGACCGACCAGACCGTGAACAAGCGCGCTCTGGCTGCCCTGAATGCGGGCCTGAAGGTCATCATCTGCGTGGGCGAGAGCCTGCAGCAGCGCGAGGAGGGCGTGACCGAGGAGCTGGTGCGGATGCAGACCAAGATCGCCCTGCGCGACGTGACCGCCGAGCAGATGGCAAATGTGGTCATTGCCTACGAGCCCATCTGGGCCATCGGCACCGGCAAGACCGCGACCGCTGACCAGGCCGAGGAGGTCTGCGCTCAGATCCGCAAGGTCATTGGCGAAGTGTACGGCGAGGCTGTGGCCGAGGCTGTCACGGTCCAGTACGGCGGCAGCATGAACGCCAAGAACTGCGAGGAGCTGCTGAGCAAGAAGGATGTGGACGGCGGTCTGATCGGCGGCGCATCTCTGAAGGCTCCTGATTTTGCTGTTATCGTCAATGCCGCTTCCAACGGCTGA
- a CDS encoding glycosyltransferase family 2 protein, with amino-acid sequence MEERKPLVSVIVPVYNVYPYLRDCVQSVQAQSYQNWELLLVDDGSTDGSGELCDELAAEDGRIRVFHKPNGGQSDARNVGLKQAQGKYFYLLDSDDLIRSTAFDQFVERCEADGADAALTPLEMFSTEQPEGRTENSHQIPEMLNREETMRRMLLHQGIGHGAGGVFFRREVWGDLQFPVGVLYEDYAVMYRAIARCAKVEVFPEPMYDYRIHTGSTMKSGIAEKNLVILDVGEDVTRFIAETVPVLKAEAEYLQLVTYLKTLKGILDGGFASYPEAQALICRFVQEHRALTRRPWAKRADRIKVETLLISKRLFYAVYGLGEWKNKHTVEK; translated from the coding sequence TTGGAGGAAAGAAAACCGCTTGTATCGGTCATTGTGCCGGTCTATAATGTTTATCCGTATCTGCGGGACTGTGTGCAGAGTGTGCAGGCGCAGAGTTACCAGAACTGGGAGCTGCTTTTGGTAGATGACGGCTCCACCGATGGCAGCGGAGAGCTTTGTGATGAACTGGCTGCGGAGGATGGCCGCATCCGGGTGTTCCATAAACCCAATGGGGGGCAGTCTGATGCCCGGAACGTTGGGTTGAAACAGGCGCAGGGAAAATATTTTTACCTGCTGGACAGCGATGACCTGATCCGCTCCACAGCGTTTGACCAATTTGTGGAGCGCTGTGAGGCAGATGGTGCTGATGCAGCCCTGACCCCGCTGGAGATGTTCTCGACAGAGCAGCCGGAGGGACGGACAGAAAATTCGCACCAGATCCCAGAGATGCTGAACCGGGAAGAGACCATGCGCCGGATGCTGCTTCATCAGGGCATCGGGCATGGAGCAGGCGGCGTTTTCTTCCGGCGGGAGGTTTGGGGAGATTTGCAGTTCCCCGTTGGCGTCCTGTACGAGGACTATGCGGTAATGTATCGGGCCATTGCCCGCTGTGCAAAAGTGGAAGTGTTTCCGGAACCGATGTACGATTACCGCATCCATACCGGTTCGACCATGAAGAGCGGCATTGCCGAGAAGAATCTGGTCATTCTGGATGTGGGCGAAGACGTGACCCGCTTTATTGCGGAAACGGTCCCTGTGCTGAAAGCAGAAGCGGAATATCTGCAGCTGGTTACATACCTGAAGACACTGAAAGGCATTCTGGATGGCGGCTTTGCCAGCTATCCGGAGGCTCAGGCACTGATCTGCCGCTTTGTGCAGGAACACCGGGCGCTTACCCGGCGGCCCTGGGCCAAAAGAGCAGACCGGATCAAGGTGGAAACACTTCTGATCAGCAAGCGGCTGTTTTATGCCGTTTATGGTCTGGGAGAATGGAAAAATAAACACACGGTCGAAAAATAA
- a CDS encoding phosphoglycerate kinase, protein MGLGKKTIDDQNYCGKKVLVRCDFNVPMKDGVITNENRINAALPTIQKLVNDGAKVILCSHLGKPKNGPEAKFSLAPVAVALSAKLGKTVVFADDDNVVGENAKAAVAAMNNGDVVLLQNTRFRKEETKNMPEFSQELASLADAYVDDAFGSCHRAHCSTAGVTDYIKDTAVGYLMEKEIKYLGNAVNNPVRPFTAILGGAKVADKLNVISNLLEKVDTLIIGGGMAYTFVKAQGYEVGKSLCDDTKLDYCKEMMAKAKEKGVKLLLPVDAACIKDFPDPIDAPVDVTVVPVTAIPADMEGCDIGPETMKLFADAVKASKTVVWNGPMGVFENPTLAAGTLAVAKAMAESDATTVIGGGDSAAAVQQMGLGDKMTHISTGGGASLEYLEGKELPGIAVIQNA, encoded by the coding sequence ATGGGTTTAGGTAAGAAAACGATCGACGATCAGAATTACTGCGGCAAGAAGGTCCTTGTCCGCTGCGATTTCAATGTCCCGATGAAGGACGGCGTGATCACCAACGAGAACCGCATCAATGCGGCTCTGCCCACCATCCAGAAGCTGGTCAACGATGGTGCTAAGGTCATCCTGTGCAGCCACCTGGGCAAACCCAAGAACGGCCCCGAGGCAAAGTTCAGCCTGGCACCCGTTGCTGTGGCTCTGAGCGCAAAGCTGGGCAAGACCGTTGTGTTCGCTGATGACGATAACGTTGTGGGCGAGAACGCAAAGGCTGCTGTTGCCGCAATGAACAACGGCGATGTCGTTCTGCTGCAGAACACCCGTTTCCGCAAGGAAGAAACCAAGAACATGCCTGAGTTCAGCCAGGAGCTGGCTTCTCTGGCAGATGCATACGTTGACGATGCATTCGGCAGCTGCCACCGTGCACACTGCTCCACCGCAGGTGTCACCGACTACATTAAGGATACCGCTGTCGGTTACCTGATGGAGAAGGAGATCAAGTACCTGGGCAACGCTGTCAACAATCCCGTCCGTCCCTTCACCGCCATCCTGGGCGGCGCTAAGGTCGCCGATAAGCTGAACGTCATCTCCAATCTGCTGGAGAAGGTCGATACCCTGATCATCGGCGGCGGCATGGCTTACACCTTCGTCAAGGCACAGGGCTACGAAGTCGGCAAGAGCCTGTGCGACGATACCAAGCTGGATTACTGCAAGGAAATGATGGCCAAGGCCAAGGAGAAGGGCGTGAAGCTGCTGCTGCCTGTGGATGCAGCCTGCATCAAGGACTTCCCCGATCCCATCGACGCTCCCGTGGATGTCACTGTGGTGCCCGTCACTGCCATCCCTGCTGACATGGAGGGCTGCGATATCGGCCCCGAGACCATGAAGCTGTTTGCCGATGCTGTCAAGGCATCCAAGACCGTGGTGTGGAACGGCCCCATGGGCGTGTTCGAGAACCCCACCCTGGCAGCTGGTACTCTGGCTGTTGCCAAGGCTATGGCTGAGAGCGATGCTACCACCGTGATCGGCGGCGGCGACAGCGCAGCAGCTGTGCAGCAGATGGGCCTGGGCGACAAGATGACCCACATCTCTACCGGCGGCGGCGCTTCTCTGGAGTATCTGGAGGGCAAGGAGCTGCCTGGTATCGCTGTGATCCAGAACGCATAA